One window of the Cherax quadricarinatus isolate ZL_2023a chromosome 41, ASM3850222v1, whole genome shotgun sequence genome contains the following:
- the LOC128695940 gene encoding uncharacterized protein produces MRGLCIPASTIFIVILYTARTRTMTTDDSTRILNWAPLRLKSPYLTFMNKFYNPSWRTRHPITKEEEALRYLQLPRGVPFSTVCGACFARSHISANLTVSVTGHEYRSVPKTYNNNRKTKYHVGYLECLMTYMITAPIEKDGTITCTLNRGKQTIIETISFAVVDASVDEAPKELEIQDPQKEISLSCPLPHEMPSSRNPLVHVWHEDSEVFPSVSSLTPEMRPTMSIRRSKNTRNIICSVYNIGKLSKVYQTRYQVIGSHSRAKQEYHISYDPNQGDVEEFTPTRKLSNSVVGIITAAAVLCTLLTVLAICRFVTAARRK; encoded by the coding sequence ATGAGAGGCTTGTGTATACCTGCATCTACTATCTTCATAGTTATCCTCTATActgcaagaacaagaacaatgaCTACTGATGATTCAACACGCATATTAAACTGGGCACCACTTCGCCTCAAGTCCCCGTACTTAACATTCATGAATAAATTCTACAATCCATCATGGCGAACAAGACATCCCATCACAAAGGAAGAAGAAGCCCTTCGATACCTGCAGCTACCACGGGGTGTCCCATTTTCCACTGTGTGCGGTGCATGCTTTGCAAGATCACACATTTCAGCCAATCTTACTGTGAGTGTGACTGGCCATGAGTACCGCAGTGTTCCAAAAActtacaacaacaacagaaaaacAAAGTATCATGTGGGCTACCTTGAGTGCTTGATGACATATATGATTACAGCCCCGATTGAAAAAGATGGTACAATAACATGCACTTTAAACCGTGGAAAACAAACTATAATCGAGACTATATCATTTGCTGTGGTTGATGCAAGTGTTGACGAAGCTCCAAAGGAGCTAGAAATTCAGGATCCACAGAAAGAAATTTCATTAAGTTGCCCTTTGCCTCATGAgatgccatcatccaggaaccctCTAGTTCATGTGTGgcatgaggatagtgaagtttttccATCAGTAAGTTCCCTTACTCCAGAAATGAGACCAACCATGTCAATAAGGCGCTCAAAGAATACAAGGAACATTATCTGTTCAGTTTATAATATTGGTAAACTAAGTAAAGTATATCAAACACGTTATCAAGTTATAGGAAGTCATTCCAGGGCTAAACAAGAATACCACATCTCGTATGACCCGAACCAAGGGGATGTAGAGGAATTTACACCAACGAGAAAGTTGTCCAACTCAGTAGTGGGAATAATCACAGCTGCAGCTGTACTATGTACACTTCTCACAGTCTTAGCAATCTGCCGCTTTGTTACAGCTGCCAGGAGAAAGTAA